One segment of Porticoccus hydrocarbonoclasticus MCTG13d DNA contains the following:
- a CDS encoding tryptophan--tRNA ligase, producing MSQHRASAVEKNTILTGITTTGTPHLGNYVGAIRPAIEASQKPDINAYYFLADYHALIKCQDPAMVHQSSREIAATWLALGLNTDNVVFYRQSDVPEITQLMWFLSCVAAKGLMNRAHAYKDSVQKNQEAGEDQDYGITMGLFSYPVLMAADILMFNATRVPVGRDQIQHIEMARDIAQRFNHVYGEHFTLPEAVIDDHVAVLQGLDGRKMSKSYGNTIPLFLPEKQLRKHINKIKTNLLEPGEPKDPDTSTVFQIWRAFASNEQTAAMRREFENGIAWGEAKKQLFELIEAELREPRQRYYELLESPSHIENMLNEGAEKARAVSVPFMAKLNRAVGLHSLS from the coding sequence ATGAGTCAACATCGAGCTTCAGCCGTTGAAAAAAATACTATTTTAACGGGTATTACGACCACAGGAACGCCGCATCTGGGCAACTATGTGGGCGCAATTCGTCCAGCCATTGAGGCCAGCCAAAAACCTGACATCAATGCCTACTATTTTCTCGCGGATTATCACGCACTGATTAAATGCCAGGATCCCGCCATGGTCCACCAGTCGAGCAGAGAAATTGCTGCCACATGGTTGGCTCTAGGCCTCAATACTGACAATGTTGTATTTTATCGACAGTCAGACGTTCCCGAAATTACTCAGCTTATGTGGTTTCTGAGCTGTGTTGCCGCGAAGGGACTAATGAACCGTGCCCATGCCTACAAGGATTCTGTTCAAAAAAACCAGGAAGCTGGGGAGGACCAGGATTATGGTATTACCATGGGCCTTTTTTCCTATCCGGTACTCATGGCTGCCGATATCCTCATGTTCAACGCCACTAGGGTACCGGTGGGCCGGGATCAGATTCAGCATATTGAGATGGCCCGGGATATTGCACAGCGTTTTAACCATGTATACGGCGAGCACTTCACCTTGCCGGAAGCCGTAATCGATGACCATGTTGCTGTATTACAAGGGTTGGATGGGCGAAAAATGAGTAAAAGCTACGGCAATACTATTCCGCTGTTTCTGCCTGAAAAACAGCTCAGGAAACACATCAACAAAATCAAGACCAACCTGTTGGAACCCGGCGAGCCCAAAGACCCAGACACCTCCACTGTATTTCAAATCTGGCGGGCATTTGCCAGCAACGAGCAAACCGCCGCAATGCGTCGTGAATTTGAGAACGGTATCGCCTGGGGGGAAGCCAAAAAGCAACTGTTTGAGTTGATTGAAGCCGAGCTGCGAGAGCCACGGCAACGCTATTATGAACTACTCGAAAGCCCATCTCACATAGAGAACATGCTCAATGAAGGAGCAGAGAAAGCAAGAGCGGTAAGTGTCCCATTTATGGCTAAACTTAACCGGGCCGTCGGCCTACATTCTCTGTCCTGA